A window of Nitrosomonadales bacterium contains these coding sequences:
- a CDS encoding fimbria/pilus outer membrane usher protein, which translates to MFRSQPNSLAVGYLSFPENRIQASLGHSFSNGLYLSANFSRDNSSNTFGIQLQLSPPLGNGYGYSAGITAPPQGDTTSTARLQYHHDHGEFQLGRSGSGNAPTHDASMSGAVLLAGGGHLTRPIRDSYAVVRVPGMKRVKVRVQNQQVGETDANGTLALPHLHAYMDNTLSPSIPPRSRSNYAVDSNSKVVTTGLSRRRRD; encoded by the coding sequence ATGTTTCGCTCTCAACCCAATTCACTCGCAGTTGGCTACCTCAGCTTCCCCGAAAACCGCATCCAGGCGTCGCTCGGCCACAGTTTCAGCAACGGGCTGTATCTTTCGGCGAACTTTAGCCGCGACAACAGCAGCAACACTTTCGGCATACAACTGCAACTTTCGCCGCCGCTGGGCAACGGCTACGGTTACAGCGCGGGCATTACGGCACCACCACAGGGCGACACCACCAGTACCGCGCGCCTGCAATATCACCACGACCACGGCGAATTCCAGTTGGGGCGCTCCGGTAGCGGTAATGCGCCCACCCACGATGCCAGCATGAGCGGCGCAGTGCTGCTGGCCGGGGGAGGACACCTGACGCGCCCGATCCGCGATAGCTATGCAGTGGTGCGCGTACCCGGCATGAAGCGGGTCAAGGTGCGCGTGCAGAACCAGCAAGTGGGCGAGACCGATGCAAATGGCACGCTGGCGTTACCCCACCTGCATGCCTACATGGATAACACGCTCTCTCCATCGATACCGCCGAGATCCCGTTCCAACTACGCGGTT